A stretch of DNA from Tsuneonella amylolytica:
GGCGGACCCAAGGTCGCCCCGTCGATCAGCCCGTCGAAGACATGGGCTGGCCTTTTCGGCGGCATGGTCGGCGCGGCGCTCTGGGTCGTCCTGTGGGTGGTGTCGATCGACGGCGGGATCGTCGGCCCGCGGTTCGAACTCGGCTTGGCACTGAGCGCAGAAAATTTGGGGTACGCGGCATTGCTGGGCGCCGGGCTCGCGATACTAGCGCAAATGGGCGACTTTTTCGAAAGCTGGCTCAAGCGCCGTGCGGGGGTGAAGGATTCCTCGAAGCTCATCCCCGGTCACGGCGGCGTGTTCGACCGGATCGATGGGATGATTCCCGTCGCGATCGCGGTCGGCATCCTCGGCTGGATGTGGGCCAACTGATGCGGACGCTGACCGTTCTGGGCGCGACCGGTTCGGTCGGGGCATCGACCCTCGACCTAGTTCGTCGCAACCGTGATCAATGGCGTGTGGTCGCGCTGACCGCGAACTGCAATGTCGAGGAACTCGCCGCGCTCGCACGCGAATTCGGCGCCGCCATCGCGGTCGTTGCCGACGAAAGCTGCCTGCCCGCCTTGCGCGAGGCGCTTTCGGGCACCGGCATCGAGACGGCCGGCGGCGCGGAGGCGCTGGTGGATGCGGCATCGCGCGAAGCGGACGTCACCGTCGCAGCAATCGTCGGCTGCGCTGGCCTCGCCCCGACGATGGCGGCGATCGAGCAAGGACGCACGGTCGCGCTCGCCAACAAGGAGGCGCTGGTATCCGCGGGCGAGGTGATGACCGCCGCCGTCGCGAAGCACGGCGCGATTTTGCTGCCGGTCGATAGCGAGCACAACGCGATCTTCCAGTGCCTTGCCGGAAACCGGATCGAGGACGTGCGCAGGATCACCCTAACCGCCAGCGGCGGGCCCCTGCGGACATGGAGCCAGGCCCGGCTCGACGCGGCGACCCCGGCTGAGGCCGTCGCCCATCCCAACTGGGACATGGGCGCGAAGATCAGCGTCGATTCCGCCACCATGATGAACAAGGGGCTGGAATTCATCGAGGCGCACCACCTGTTTGCGGTCGGCCTGGAAAAGATCGGCATCGTGGTCCACCCGCAAAGCGTGATCCATTCGATGGTCGAATATCGCGACGGGTCCACGCTCGCGCAGCTCGGCCCCAGCGACATGCGGGTTCCGATCGCGAGCTGCCTGGCATGGCCCGGCCGGATGGACACGCCGATGGACCCGCTCGACCTGGCGGCCATCGGCAGCCTGACGTTCGAGGCACCCGACGAGGTTCGCTTCCCCGCGACGCGCCTCGCGCGCGAGGCCGCGCAGGCGGGCGGCGCGGCGCCGGCGGTACTCAACGCCGCGAACGAGATCGCGGTCGCCGCTTTCCTCGCCGGCAAGATTGCGTTCACCCGGATCGCCGTAACGGTCGAGCGGACCTTGGATCGCTCGCTCCCTTCCGCGCCGCAGACGCTCGACGATGTGCTCGCCGTCGATGCCGAGGCGAGGGCATGGGCGGGCGCATTGCTGGAGACGACCTGACTTGATCGAATCGCCGCCTTTCTGGCTCTACATCGTCGGGTTCCTGTTGCTGCTGGGACCTCTCGTGACGGTTCACGAATTCGGACACTACCTCGTCGGCCGGCTGTTCGGCGTGGGGGTGGAAGCGTTCTCGGTCGGCTTCGGGAAGGAAGTCGCGGGCTTCACCGACCGGCGCGGCACCCGCTGGAAGCTGTCGCTGCTGCCGCTGGGCGGATACT
This window harbors:
- a CDS encoding phosphatidate cytidylyltransferase, which gives rise to MADVEPAETPAPAKKSDLPVRLASAIIMLAVAVTALVFGGRIFAGFVVCVTLAAFAEFVLLIVGATRNIPYRLAAIVAGALYFAAAAGVLAGAGDFLVVLIVGAVVFTDTFAYFVGRAVGGPKVAPSISPSKTWAGLFGGMVGAALWVVLWVVSIDGGIVGPRFELGLALSAENLGYAALLGAGLAILAQMGDFFESWLKRRAGVKDSSKLIPGHGGVFDRIDGMIPVAIAVGILGWMWAN
- a CDS encoding 1-deoxy-D-xylulose-5-phosphate reductoisomerase; amino-acid sequence: MRTLTVLGATGSVGASTLDLVRRNRDQWRVVALTANCNVEELAALAREFGAAIAVVADESCLPALREALSGTGIETAGGAEALVDAASREADVTVAAIVGCAGLAPTMAAIEQGRTVALANKEALVSAGEVMTAAVAKHGAILLPVDSEHNAIFQCLAGNRIEDVRRITLTASGGPLRTWSQARLDAATPAEAVAHPNWDMGAKISVDSATMMNKGLEFIEAHHLFAVGLEKIGIVVHPQSVIHSMVEYRDGSTLAQLGPSDMRVPIASCLAWPGRMDTPMDPLDLAAIGSLTFEAPDEVRFPATRLAREAAQAGGAAPAVLNAANEIAVAAFLAGKIAFTRIAVTVERTLDRSLPSAPQTLDDVLAVDAEARAWAGALLETT